AGCTGCTACCGCGGCCGGTTTAGCGTGTGATATGGCCCTGGACTGGGCGAACGGGCACGGATGACGATGGATCACCACGATGGTGAAAGCCAGTTAATTGAGGGCGGCGCCGGCTCCAGCGCCTCCTGCTCCAGGTGACGCACGTCAGATCCGAACGCCAACCACTCCGCAAGCTCACGGATTGCACTGTCGGATTTTGCGATCGAGACGAGACTCGGATCCGCATCTGCCGGCTGGCCCGCTCGCTCGGCCAGCTCCCTGGTCATCAAGTGAGGACGAGGCCCGCGGGGCAGATTTTGCTCAAGATTCCTGAAGATCCGCAGGCCGCCGGCGTCCACATCACCCCAGTGAAGGAACGGCAGCTCGGCCGGCAGGAGCCTCAGAACCTTAGCTAGAAGCTCGATGACCCCCGCCGTCGGGAAGCCGCCGGTGTACACGACCAGGCTGCCGTCCTCGATCTCGCGAACCTGCCGATTGAAGCTCGCGTAGTTCTCGATTGTCAGGATGGCGGTCGGCCGCTCCAAAATCGACAGCTGCGAGAGCATCTCCGGATGGACTGAGGCGAACGGCTTGGCACGGCCATCGATCAGACGACCGATCCCCCCCTCCACGGCAATAGGCCCCCTCATATGAACAGGATGACTGAAACGCTCCAGCCCGATGTGCGTCCAGACCACGTCGGCCGCCGCGCCAGGCTGGCCGATCCGAACGGCGATGACGGCGGCAAGCCTCGATGCGTGGCGATCGAAGGTCTTCGTATCGTCCGTTGCCTTGAGAGAGAAGGTGCGCGCGTCCAGTCCGCGAGCCTCCTCTCGCGAGATGGACGCTAGCAGCGTGAAGAACTCCGTGGCGGCATCGGCCTGAGCGGCTGTTAGGCGATAGGCGGTCTCGCCGCGAGACCACTTAGCGGTCATCTCGTCCAATAGGGTTACGACCCACGGTTCTCCGGCCGCTGCGACCGGAAGCAAGTCCTGTCTGACGCGTTGAGCGGTCGCCGGCGCAGTCGGACGTCCGAGATGCCTGGCGAGCAGCTCAGGATCGCGAACGCGGACCCGCTCGATCAGGTGGCCCCGCTCCCTCTTGCCCCGCTGCACCTCAACGGCGCCGAACCTCTCCGCTGCGGCCATCAGATCGTGAAAACGGCTCACCAGCTGCGCGGTCGAGAGCCTGTCGTACTCCGGGGCTGCGGTTGCCGGTCGTGAGCGATCAGGGTTGCGCTCGCTCCGCTCCAGCAGCCGCTCGAGGAATTCGACGCCCGGATCCGTCGTACGAACGTCGCTCATTCCGCAGCCTGGTCCCGCGGGACAGCTTCAGCCTTCTCGGCAGCGATCAGCTCGGATTTGAACACGTCGAAGCCCTTGCGGTATGGATCGATGGCAACGATGGCGTCGCGGGCCTTCTCCGTCAGGAATTCGGTGTCGATCATCACCTGGTTGCCCAGCCTGTTCACGTTCACGACAGTGTCGACCACTTCCATGAACACATGGCGCTTTTCGTCGGGGGTAGCCAGCATGACCTGGAGGCCGAGATCACGCATGAATTCCGAACACTGGCCGATGGCCTTGGTATCCAGGCGGTTGAAGGCCTCGTCGAAGATGGCAAGTGACAGTCCGCTCTCGCCGGTGCGCCGGTTCTGGTACGTGGCGGCCAACGAGGCACCAATGGCGATGTAGAACGGCAACTGGCCTTCACCACCGGATCCCGTGCCCGCGCGGCTCGTCAGCGACGATCGGATTTTGCCTTCGGCATCCTGGATGTAGAGTTCGAAGTTGAAATACTTGCGCGGATCCTCGATTTCCTCGGTCCGAGCCTCGGGATTCGCCAGGATCTCCTCGATCTGGCGCACGGCCCGCATCATGGGCGAATTGGCGTCCTCGCTGCGATCTTCGAAAAGCGGCAGATTGAATTCCAGCTTGCGGGACTCCTCGACGAGCTCGATCATGTCGACATGGGTCGGGGCTTCCAGCGCCTTGAATGAGTAGTAGTCCCGACCGTGGAACTGACGATCCTCCAAGTGGCGGTTGAGCTCTTTCAGGGTGGCCTTGATGCCGGTGAAGGCGTCGTCGAGGCGATGGAGGAGATCATCCCGGAATGCCGAGGTCATCTCGGTCGCGGCGTTCCGGCACTGCTCCTCATACTGGACCAGTTCGTGCGCGTCGAGGCGCTCCTTTTCCGCCGCGGCCCACTGCTCGACGGCCGACGGCGTCGCTTCTTCCGCGGTGAAGGGCGGCACAACATGGAATTCCTGACCGTGCTTGTTCATCGCACCAGTCATTTCGCGCATGAGACTCGAGCGGCGATCCGTCGAGCGGCGATCCCGATCCGCGACAAAGCCGGCGATGAGATTCTGTATGGATTCGGTGGCGATCGCCGGGACCTGCCCCTGGTACTCACGCATGGCCGGTGATTGTGGAAAGGTATCCCGCATCTGGCGCGCGCGGTCGCGCCGCGCCGCCGACAAGGCTTCGCGGTTGTTTTTCAGGTAGTCCTCGTGCGCTCCGTCGGCCTTGTCTCGAGCGCTTTTCGCATTATCAAAGGCCTTCTGCGTCTCCGACTTCCTACGGCCGGCCGTCTCGACTTCGCCGGCGAGGCGCTCCAGATCGGCGACGAGCTTGGGATCGCGGTTCCGCTTGGCGTCCTCGATGTTCTTTCCGATCTCGGCGAGCTTGCGATCGAAAGCAGAAAGGACCTCGCCGCTGCCGACGCAGGTCAGACCAGCTTCGATCAACTTCTGGAAGCGGGCGAACATGTCCTCGAACAGCCGCGCCTCTTCTTCCAGCCGTCCAACTTCGCGAGCCCGTTCGGCGAGCTGCAGCGTGAGCTCTTGCCGCTCGGCCTGAAGTTGCTGACGCATCTGGGTCTGCGTGGCGCGTCCGAGCTTTAGGTACTCCGGCTTAGGAAGCCGCCGGACCGTCCGACCGCCCTGCATCATGCGGTCGGGCGTGATGGCGTTCTCGGCGGCGACCATCCTGTCCATGGTCTCCACCATCATCAGCCGGCCGAGCCGATAGTTCAGGAAGGCGCGCACATGCCGGTTTTCCGTGCTGATGATCAGCGCCAGCGAACCCTTTTCGGCCGCTCGCGTGCTGTCGGTCTTGGTCGTGTTGATGACCTCGGCGCGTTGGAATGAATATTCCCCGCCCTCCCGGTAGATCTCCAGGGCGCGGACGGCACGACCGGGCTCGACGATCAGCGCCTCACGGGAGCGACCCAGGACGGCTTCGGCCGCCATCCGCCACCTATCGTCGCGGATTTCCACCAAGTCGCACAAGGGTTCGGCTTCGATGCCATGCGAACGAAGCTGATCGATCAAATCCCGGGTCCCACGCTCGATGGGGCTCAGCCCCTGCTCCATTCGCCTGAGATTGCTGTCGATCTGATCGATACGATCCTGGAGATCCTTGGTCGCGACGCGGGCATTGAAATGGACATCCGAGAACGCCTTGCGGACCGCAGAAAGTCGCTCCTGGTCGACGGCGACAAGAGCGGCGTCGAGATGAGAGGCGCTGTCCCTCCATCCCTCCGGAAGCGTCTTGTCCCACTCGGAAAGCGGCGCCCTGCCCCGCGCGACGACGACCGCGCTCAGCAGCGCGTGCAGCAGGTCGTCGCGACGGACCAGCAGATTGAGTTCGACGGCCTTCTTAATCGACGCGACGAGACCATCGATGTCCTTGATCGGCACCATGGCGTTGGCACGCTGGCTCAGAGTTGCGGTCTTGTCCGACTCGTACATCTGGGCAAGCTGCTCGGCGTCGCTGGTCCTGATCGATAGCTCGATAGTCTTGTGCTCGGCGTCGAGCCTGGCGTGCCTAGCCGCGGCCGCGGTCGCCTCGACTTCGGCCTTACCTGCCGTGCTCCGGAGCTTCGCGAGAGCCTCTTCCTGCCGTCTGGTCTCCCGCCGAAACTTCTCCCATTCCAGACGGGCGATCTGCCAGCTAGTGATTGCGATAACCCGCTCGTTTTCGACTGCACGGCCGACAATCCGCAAGATCCCGGCAAGGCTCGCGCTTTGGGCCTTCAATTCCTCAATGCGGCGCGTCAGAGAACGCCAATGCTCGATACCACGCCGAAGCCTATCGACCTGGATGGGCTGAACGTCCAGAACGTAGTTCCGGACGAATTCCGTAGGATTGTCGACCGGCTTCAGCAGCAGGGCATTCCGGAAAGCCTTTTGGAAGCGCCTGGGATCGAGCGGAAACCCCGCCGGCGACAAGGCCCTGAGCGATTCAGCCACGAAGTCGGTTGCGCTCGAGAACGCGTCGTCCACTTCGATTTTGCGAGCGCGCAGAGCGTTGCGCACGGCATGCCACTGCAACGTTTCGACCTCGTCGTCGCCGACGACAGCGAGGATGTCGTCTTTGGTCAGCGCTCCCTTGGCGATGAAGCGTGCCTCGCAGGACTCGTCGCTTCTCGATGCCGATGCCGAAAAAGCCACGCCCAGGCTTACCTCCGCGCCGTCTTCCAGATTCTCGAAGACCAGGATGATGTAGGTGTAGGAATGCTGCCGCGTCGGCTCGGACCGCTCGCCTTTCTCGTCGAGCGAGACCACGCCGAGGCAGTAGTCGCGCAGCGTCCGCTTGCTCCTAACGTTGCTCTGGGCGCTCGGATTGAAGCGGATGCTGGCCATGCTTGCGCCGGAGAGCACGGTCTGTACAGCGTCGATGATCGCCGATTTTCCCGCCCCGTTCGGGCCTATGATCGCGGTCATGCCGCGCATATCGACCTGCTGCGCCCGGAACAGGTACCAGTCGACGAGGATGATGCGACGCAGTTCGATCACGCCTGCACCTCGCTCGCGGCTTCGGTCCTTGCCGTCGCCGCGGTCGAGCGCGAGACGAACTCTTCGAGCGAGCCGAGCGTGTCCTTGGAGACGACGATCGGCAAAGCGGGACGTAGGAACAGGGTGAAGTTCCTGTCGTCTCGATCCTCGATCCTCACGAGTCCACGCTGCTTAAAGCCCGCCAGGATTTCCTTGACCCGCCCGAAGTTGGGCCGTTCGCGATGGGTCCGGTCCTCGTAGATCTGCAGGATCTGCTCGCTCTCGACCTCCACCTCACCAAATTCCTTGGCCTCGAACCGCGTGAACGCCTCCTCGTAGTGGAGCCGCAACACCAGCAGGAGCAGGCTCTCATCGAGCTTCATGCTCTGACGGGGAGGTAGCTCGTTCGCCACCAGGCCGACATAGCCGTCGTTTGGCCTGCCCACGACGCGGTAACCGAGCGCATCGAACAGGTTCTCGAAGTAGCTCATGTAGCGACGGAGTAGCTCGTACGACGTCTTCATGCCCCAGTCGTTTTCGTAGATGAACTGGGTGCGCCAGAGCGACTGCGCGGCCTGGCGCAGCTCCTTCTGCAGCCGGTCGCCGTCGCCGCCCTCGGAGTCCTCGTCGTCGATCAGTTTGGAAAGATCACGCAGCATCGGCCGAGGTCCTCACTCTCTCGATTCGGAAGGCGGTCACGTCAATCCAGTCGTTGGCTGTGCGCCCCTCCTCGAGCTTGATCGTGAATTCGCCCAACCGCACGGAGCGACCGACCGCAGCCAGGTTTGGCAAGGCGCGGTACGCGAAGAGATCTGGAATGCTCTCGATCTCGATCTCTGCGGATGACACGGCATCGCGGCCTTGCATCTGCCTGCGAGCGAACTCGAGCAGCTTCTGATCGGACACGCGCACCATCCGATCGAACTCGGTCGTGGCCTGGACGTAGGCGCGCAGATAGGGATCCTGCTTCGGCACTTTGAAGCGCGTCCGCTCGGGCGGCGCCTTCGGCGGCGCCGGCGTGTACAGCGCAAGCGATGTGACTGGCAGACCGACATCCGGCGATCTCAGACGGATCTCGACCTGGTCGCCGCCGATCTTCGAGAGCTGCTCGATCAACCGGACGATCCGCTCGGCTGAGCCCTCTCCCATGACGTCCATATAGTGCACGGTGGTTCGGATGCGGCGTTCGAGCCGATCCCGAAAGTCCTCGATCTTGTCCATGAACGGTCCGACGTCCTCGAACACGCTCTTGATCTTCTCGAGCTCCGCGATGACGCGTTCCTCGGCCGTGGCAATCGTGGCGCCCGCGGCCATGACAGCCTGCTCGATGTAGGCGCGTGCGATCTTGCCGAGGCACTCGGCGTCCGCGAGCATGTCGCCCGCCAAAGAAGCGATCGTGCGGCGATGACGGTACGGATTGTTGGACGTCTTGAGCTGCTTGTAGTCGGCGATCAGCAACCCGTCGACGAAGTCCTGGAAGAACGTGCGAAGGATGGCCGCCGCGTTCGGATTGCCCAGAATGCCGTCCTCAATCTCATGCATGCCGGCGAGGATGCGGCGCATGCTGCGGGCGAACCGCAAAGCAGTGTCGTGCGCGTTGGCGAGTCCCTGGGCCATCGTTTCCGGCTCCCGGTACGCGGCCTCCAGGTTATTTTTGACGTCGACAACCGCGCCGGCGACACGCACACGGCTGTTGCCGAAGTCCGTGATCGCACCTAGGACCATGAACGCGTCCGGGTTCATGTCGACGTAGGTGCGCCATTTCTCGGTCTCTTCCGTGAGCCAGCCGGTATCACGCAATCGGTAGTAGGCGAGGTAGTGGGCCTGGCTTGTGGTCTGGTCCTCCTCGGGATCGCCTTCGGAAAGATCGCGCATCGATCCGATCCCGAACTCGGAGAGCCCGATCTCGATCTGCTTCACGACCTCTTCCCTGAGCGGCGTCTCAAGGATGCGAGCGGAGTAGATTCTCTCGTAGAGGCGCATTAGAAGCCGGGCATAGACGTGCTTCTTCGGCCCCGATAAGGGCCTGAAAAGGGTCTCCGGAAGATAGCCAAACAGCTTCATCTATCGGTCCTTCAGCCGGCCGATTGAACCGTTATGGACGCGCAACCGCAAGAATAAACGGAGGAGTTTCAGGGTGTTCTCCTTGATTTCTTCCGCTTCAGGAACTCTCGGGCCGCCTGCTCCATCACGTCCCAGGCAGCCCGATGTTCGTCGATGGCGACTTGCTTGATGTCCGCGATGACGTCCTTGTCCATCATCGCGATGAACGTAACCCGATGCCCAATCGGGGTCCTTTTGCCTCGTTTCGGCGCCTTCTTTTTGCCGACCATCCAACATCCGTTGCGCGAGGTGCGCTCCGAACCATAAGCGCCACCGGCCACTCACCAAACCTTCGGGGACGCCTTCTTATATAAGAAGCCACACCTTTTTATATAAGAAGGCGAGGCTAAAGCGCTTGACTTCAGCTTGGCTTCCTGATCTGAATGTTCTCGTTTTGTTCGGTTGAGGTTGGTATGTCGAGCGCGGTTCGGAGCTTTAGGGTCGAGCTGATCGAGACCTACCCCGCCCTCTTCCAGCAACCGGCCGACTACCTAGGGGCGGCCCAGGGCTTCGTCGAATGCGACGCGGGCTGGCACGCCGTGCTCGACAGGCTGTTCGTTCGGATCCGGATCGCGGTCCAGGCCGACGGCGGCCCTTTCAAGTTCAGCCAGATCAAGGAAAAGTACGGGAGACTTCAGCTCTACTGGACCGGCGAGGTTTTCGCCGGCGACAGATGTTCAGATCAAGGAAGCCATCGTGCTGGCCGAGATGCGCAGCGCCGTGACCGCAAGATCTGCGGCGATGAAGGCCGCCTCCACGGCGGCGCCTGGCTGACGGCCCGCTGCGCGGCGCAGGCGGAGGGACGCCCGGCGGTCGGGCCCCGCGTCGGCTTCGACAATATGCACATCGTACGGCACTTCGTAGACGGCAAGAGCCACGTCACCTGCCGCCGGTACGACCGGGAGACTGACTTCTTCCTGTCGGTCGACCCTGCCTCCGTCGGGATCGAGGAGTAGCGCCGTGCGCATTTGGACCATGTCCGACGTACACGTCGAACTGACGCACGGATGGGACCTGCCGTCCGGAGAGGCGCGTCCACATTTCGACGTCTTTGTCGTAGCAGGCGACCTGGTCACGAGGGCCGAACGCGGCGTTCGGTGGTTGTTGGAGCGCGTGCCAGACCGGCCCGTCATCTACGTCATGGGCAACCATGAAGCCTACGGGGGCGACGTCGATCGCACGCACGAGAAGGCCAAGGCCGCGGCCGCCGGAACCAATGTGCACGCGCTAGAGAACGAGGCTGTCCGGATCGACGGCGTGACCTTCGTGTGCTGCACGCTGTGGACCGATTTCGCCTTGCTCGGCGATCCGCGGCGCGCGATGGCCGTCGCCGCCCGCAAGATGAACGACTTTCGGAAGATCCGGACCTCCCGGTATGTCGAGCGCTTCCGGCCGATCCACGCCCTCGCCAAGCATCAGCATTCGCGCGCGTTCCTGGAAACCGAGCTCCGCAAGCCGCGCGGCAGCGACGAGAAGCTGGTGGTGGTGACGCATCACGCGCCGCATCCGGGCGATCTGGCCCCGTCAGACCCGCTGACCTCGGACGAGATCCTGAGCGCGGCGTACCGCTCCGACCTCACCGCGCTGATGTCGCTGGCACCCGACGACGGACGGGGCGCGCTGCGACCGCCGAACCTCTGGATCTACGGCCACACCCACGAATCCCTCGACTTATTGGTCGGGGAGACGCGGGTGGTCTCGAACGCGAAGGGCTACGGCCCGTGGCCTGGCCAGCCGCGCACCTGGGACAACGAGAACTTCAACCAGAACCTCGTCATCGAAATCTAAAGAGAGGCGGCCATGGACGATACGGACAACCAGAAACACATCGAGGCCAGCCGCGGCCAGGCCCGTGACTATTGAGGTCCCCTACATGAAGAAATCCAAGCGTCGATCCAATCCGCCTATCGCCTCCCGAGTGGAACCGAAGCGACTCCTCGACCACCACTGTCTGCCGCCTAGCACCGTGCTGATCAACCACGTCTGCGATAGAGAGCTCGGCCCATTCAGGGATGCCCGAACAACAGACAAGATCGAGGGCAACTGCTACCTGGATGATCCGGAGGCCGAAAACGTCCGGCAGCTGCCGGAAGCGCAGCGGCAGTTGGTCGCGACCGCCGTCCAAGCCGCGCTCGACGCCATCTTGTCGGAGAAAGCGAGTCAGCCGACGCTCCCCGATCAGCCGGGCGGCACGGTGGTCCAGGTGACCGGCGATGCGATCCTGGCGATTTTCGACGCCCGCCGGCCGAGTCGCCGCCCGCGGAAGACGCGATCGCGCTGATCGTCACAATCGAACTCGCGCCGGGGCGCGCGGGGCTGCCGGACTTGAAGCGGCGTTCAAAAAGCGCTTTTCCGGTACGACATTCGGATTTGATCGATCGCACCCAGTATCAGGGCGTCCGCATCGATGACCAGCTTGCTCTCGGTGCCTTGCAACGCGACGTTGTCCACATTCTTGCATGACACTACTTCGACGACCGCTGGAAACCCGATGATCAGCTCCTGCCCTACAAGCGCAGGATGAACGAACTGCATCCGGATTTCACGGACCGGCTGGATGCTGCGGTCCTGCAGAAAGCCGAAGCCATCCGCCAATGCGACGAACATGGCTGGATGCGGGATCGCGGCGCCCCCCTTGCCCGCGAGCGTGCCCTCGCCATTTCCCGCCTTATCCGCCGCCGGGCCTCTCTCCGGATGATGCCATCAGAGAAAGTCGTGATGTCCTAGATCCGGCGACACCCCTCCGGAGTGCCTGCCCGAGGATTCATACCGTTAGACGAACAAGCCACCGCCCGCGAACCGCGCCTCCTGTACCGTCGGGTTGTGCGAACGACTCGATCTTTTTTGGATCTGCAAAGCCATCGACCCGGTCAGCCCAATGCTGCATCAGCCTGGCGCGCGAGCCGATCAATGCCAGCGGCCCGTGCCGCCTGTAAATCGCCCTTACCGAGCAACTATCGAGATGCGCCAGCTGTAATTCGATGACATCACTGTCCCATGCCTTCGCTTCGTTGAATTCCTCATGATGGCAAAGGGTTGAGAACGTCGTGCGGAAGCCATGGGCGCAATGTTCGGTCTTAGTGTCGATGCCGAGAGCGCGCAACCGATGACAGAGGGTCGCGTTAGACGACGGCGCGTCTTTGGCGCAAGCGAACACGTAGCGCCGATGACCATTGATCTGTTGCACGCGCCGCAGGATTGCGAGAGCTTGGCGCCACAGCGGGATCACATGGTCCCATCCGGCTTTCATCTTCGCCGCCCGGATGGTCCAGCGGTTGGCATCCCAATCGATTTCGGTCCATTCCATCTCGTTAATCATGCCGGGCGAGGAATAGTAAATGCATCGAACCGAAGGGCATCACCGACCACGTCGCCAAATCTGGCGGCATGATTAGCCTGAAAAGACGAACCACATCCTGCGGGTCAGTGACGCCGGGCCGTGGTGTCGAGACGTTGGGAGCGAGTTGCTTCTTGCAGGCACGGAACGGATTGTAGCCATCGCCGTCGAGGTCGGCGTAGTCGCAGACTTGTTCACCGATACTGTGGACTCGGTCACGTGTTTCTAACCTGCCTTCACTCTGCATCGTCCGAAAAAAGGCGAGCACGTGATATCCTGCCGGTAGAGCTTGCCGAAATGACTCTTAAGATAACCGGCCCTGCAATGGTTTGGGGACTGCGCATGGCGACAACTCTGCCGCGCTTGATCTTCTCGGTCCTCTTCTCAGTAAGCCATTCCGAAGGGACGTTCCGCCGCATAACGATGCCGTGCGAATTGCTTATCGATCGAGAGAACGGCCCGCGATTCTTGTGCTAGTAAAGCCTTTGCGCCGTCCCGCTGTGAGCGCCCCCTAGCGAGCGAGATGGCGCGGTCGTCGCCGTAAGGCCCAACTGAGTCCGACTTGCGCCTGCGGTGAAAGCGATAAGCCATCCGCCAGAGTTTGCGTGCCATCCGCGTAATATTACCTTCTTATTCCGATAAGTCGCCACGAACGTTTGTTCTTCCGGTACGAAGATATACAAGATGCCAACAAATCGGATGGCGGGATCAAATGAGACAAACAGCGACGAGCAGCGATGTTCGCGAAAGCGCCCCGTTTTTCGAGGGGCTCACCGTCTCGAATAGTGTCATTCTTGGCCCCACGCAAAGGCTCAGCAGTCGACAATCGACCGAGCGATCGGAAAAACGTCAACCGAACGATGCTTGTTCTAATATAGGACTTCATGAATGTGATGAGGAGATTGTTAGCTTCGCGAAAATCATCATCGATGTGAATTCAGTTTGTGCCTGTGCTCTTTCGCGCAAGGTATCAATGGGCATCAATGGGAAGACGCTCAGCTCCGGCGAAGGCGTATCGTTTTCCTCCCTGTAGACGGTCAGATCATTGCCGCGCCACTTCCGACAGATTCCTGATCTTGGTCCACCTTCCCTCGCCGCAAAAGACAGGCGGTCATCCATACGCAGCCGACTGCGACCAGCAGTCCATGTGCAACGCGGAGGTGCTGCGAGCCGAAAAATTGCGGAATGTACCAAGGACATTCCGACGGCGAAGGGAATGCCGCACGGCTTCGGGTAGCGACAGGAGCGCCAAAGCGCCGTTCCAGTCGCAATAGCAGAGGCGGCGAGGAGCAGCAAACCGGCAAGAAACATGACAAGACCGGGGCCGGAGCGGATGACCTCTACTAGGCCCAGCAGAGCGTCATTGTGTAGCCGCCGCGCTTCCTGGCCCAGCGCGTGAAGACCATAGGTTTCGCCGCCATAGAACGGCAGCGTAAACCCCGCGCCGATCAGGCTCAGGACGATGGCGACAAGAGCAGGCGTTCAGCCGAAGTGCCGCGAAGAGAGCGTTGCAGCCCGAGCAAACCCAGCGGCAACAAGCTAAACGCAGCAATGGCAAGCATGTGCGAAGCCAACCATGCCGCTGATCCGAACGCCGCGCCCCCCAGCAATGACCTCTCGTCGGAGAACGGGCGAAGGGCCCGGTAGATCGCGAACAGCCCCCCGGAAATGACAAGAGCGCCGGCGCTGAAGCGGATATCGTTCCCAACCATCGGTTCCTCTCTCTAATGCACCGCCGGATACCACAACGCGGCACTAAACTGGGTTACCAATGTTAGCGGGACGCCAACTTTTGATCGG
This genomic interval from Bradyrhizobium sp. CB82 contains the following:
- a CDS encoding tyrosine-type recombinase/integrase encodes the protein MEWTEIDWDANRWTIRAAKMKAGWDHVIPLWRQALAILRRVQQINGHRRYVFACAKDAPSSNATLCHRLRALGIDTKTEHCAHGFRTTFSTLCHHEEFNEAKAWDSDVIELQLAHLDSCSVRAIYRRHGPLALIGSRARLMQHWADRVDGFADPKKIESFAQPDGTGGAVRGRWLVRLTV
- a CDS encoding SbcC/MukB-like Walker B domain-containing protein; this encodes MIELRRIILVDWYLFRAQQVDMRGMTAIIGPNGAGKSAIIDAVQTVLSGASMASIRFNPSAQSNVRSKRTLRDYCLGVVSLDEKGERSEPTRQHSYTYIILVFENLEDGAEVSLGVAFSASASRSDESCEARFIAKGALTKDDILAVVGDDEVETLQWHAVRNALRARKIEVDDAFSSATDFVAESLRALSPAGFPLDPRRFQKAFRNALLLKPVDNPTEFVRNYVLDVQPIQVDRLRRGIEHWRSLTRRIEELKAQSASLAGILRIVGRAVENERVIAITSWQIARLEWEKFRRETRRQEEALAKLRSTAGKAEVEATAAAARHARLDAEHKTIELSIRTSDAEQLAQMYESDKTATLSQRANAMVPIKDIDGLVASIKKAVELNLLVRRDDLLHALLSAVVVARGRAPLSEWDKTLPEGWRDSASHLDAALVAVDQERLSAVRKAFSDVHFNARVATKDLQDRIDQIDSNLRRMEQGLSPIERGTRDLIDQLRSHGIEAEPLCDLVEIRDDRWRMAAEAVLGRSREALIVEPGRAVRALEIYREGGEYSFQRAEVINTTKTDSTRAAEKGSLALIISTENRHVRAFLNYRLGRLMMVETMDRMVAAENAITPDRMMQGGRTVRRLPKPEYLKLGRATQTQMRQQLQAERQELTLQLAERAREVGRLEEEARLFEDMFARFQKLIEAGLTCVGSGEVLSAFDRKLAEIGKNIEDAKRNRDPKLVADLERLAGEVETAGRRKSETQKAFDNAKSARDKADGAHEDYLKNNREALSAARRDRARQMRDTFPQSPAMREYQGQVPAIATESIQNLIAGFVADRDRRSTDRRSSLMREMTGAMNKHGQEFHVVPPFTAEEATPSAVEQWAAAEKERLDAHELVQYEEQCRNAATEMTSAFRDDLLHRLDDAFTGIKATLKELNRHLEDRQFHGRDYYSFKALEAPTHVDMIELVEESRKLEFNLPLFEDRSEDANSPMMRAVRQIEEILANPEARTEEIEDPRKYFNFELYIQDAEGKIRSSLTSRAGTGSGGEGQLPFYIAIGASLAATYQNRRTGESGLSLAIFDEAFNRLDTKAIGQCSEFMRDLGLQVMLATPDEKRHVFMEVVDTVVNVNRLGNQVMIDTEFLTEKARDAIVAIDPYRKGFDVFKSELIAAEKAEAVPRDQAAE
- a CDS encoding metallophosphoesterase: MRIWTMSDVHVELTHGWDLPSGEARPHFDVFVVAGDLVTRAERGVRWLLERVPDRPVIYVMGNHEAYGGDVDRTHEKAKAAAAGTNVHALENEAVRIDGVTFVCCTLWTDFALLGDPRRAMAVAARKMNDFRKIRTSRYVERFRPIHALAKHQHSRAFLETELRKPRGSDEKLVVVTHHAPHPGDLAPSDPLTSDEILSAAYRSDLTALMSLAPDDGRGALRPPNLWIYGHTHESLDLLVGETRVVSNAKGYGPWPGQPRTWDNENFNQNLVIEI
- a CDS encoding DUF4194 domain-containing protein; translation: MLRDLSKLIDDEDSEGGDGDRLQKELRQAAQSLWRTQFIYENDWGMKTSYELLRRYMSYFENLFDALGYRVVGRPNDGYVGLVANELPPRQSMKLDESLLLLVLRLHYEEAFTRFEAKEFGEVEVESEQILQIYEDRTHRERPNFGRVKEILAGFKQRGLVRIEDRDDRNFTLFLRPALPIVVSKDTLGSLEEFVSRSTAATARTEAASEVQA
- a CDS encoding Wadjet anti-phage system protein JetD domain-containing protein, which translates into the protein MSDVRTTDPGVEFLERLLERSERNPDRSRPATAAPEYDRLSTAQLVSRFHDLMAAAERFGAVEVQRGKRERGHLIERVRVRDPELLARHLGRPTAPATAQRVRQDLLPVAAAGEPWVVTLLDEMTAKWSRGETAYRLTAAQADAATEFFTLLASISREEARGLDARTFSLKATDDTKTFDRHASRLAAVIAVRIGQPGAAADVVWTHIGLERFSHPVHMRGPIAVEGGIGRLIDGRAKPFASVHPEMLSQLSILERPTAILTIENYASFNRQVREIEDGSLVVYTGGFPTAGVIELLAKVLRLLPAELPFLHWGDVDAGGLRIFRNLEQNLPRGPRPHLMTRELAERAGQPADADPSLVSIAKSDSAIRELAEWLAFGSDVRHLEQEALEPAPPSINWLSPSW
- a CDS encoding Wadjet anti-phage system protein JetA family protein encodes the protein MKLFGYLPETLFRPLSGPKKHVYARLLMRLYERIYSARILETPLREEVVKQIEIGLSEFGIGSMRDLSEGDPEEDQTTSQAHYLAYYRLRDTGWLTEETEKWRTYVDMNPDAFMVLGAITDFGNSRVRVAGAVVDVKNNLEAAYREPETMAQGLANAHDTALRFARSMRRILAGMHEIEDGILGNPNAAAILRTFFQDFVDGLLIADYKQLKTSNNPYRHRRTIASLAGDMLADAECLGKIARAYIEQAVMAAGATIATAEERVIAELEKIKSVFEDVGPFMDKIEDFRDRLERRIRTTVHYMDVMGEGSAERIVRLIEQLSKIGGDQVEIRLRSPDVGLPVTSLALYTPAPPKAPPERTRFKVPKQDPYLRAYVQATTEFDRMVRVSDQKLLEFARRQMQGRDAVSSAEIEIESIPDLFAYRALPNLAAVGRSVRLGEFTIKLEEGRTANDWIDVTAFRIERVRTSADAA